In Rhodopirellula islandica, the sequence CGTTGCTCGATCGAGTCGATCAACCACTGCGCGCCGTTGATCTTTTGCTTGATGAACTCACGCTCGGCATCCGAGCAATCGGAGGCTTGCAAACGACGCCGGTAGTACTCGCTGATGAACAGTGTTGGAACTCGGTCGTCGTCCAGACGAACACGATATTCGCCGGATTCATCCTGCTCCAGAATGATGTCCGGTGTCACGTTGGGAACGTACGTCTCCAAAAACGCAGCACCCGGTTTCGGATTCAAGAGATGCAACTCTTCACGCAACTCCTGGATCAGCTCAATCGAGAATCCAGTCTTCTTCGAAATCTGTGGCAGACGGTTTTCTGCCAGGTCATTCAGATGCCCCCGAATCAGGATCGACAACTCGTCGAAATGCTCGATTGACGAGTCCAACTGCGCAATCAAACATTCGCTCAAATTGCGAGCGGCAATGCCACTTGGCTCAAGGGACTGCACCACCGCCAGTGCTTCTTCAGCTTTCTCGTAGTCTTCCTTTGAATGTCCGGAGGGAAGCAAATCAGCCAACGGCATCCGCAAGTAACCACCGTCCGATGCATTCAGCGTGCTGATGATCCGCTCAGCGATTTGCTCCACCTCATCATCGATGTCCATCTCAGCGAGCTGGTGCAGCAGATAATCGTTCAGCGACTCAGGACGCGACTGGGCATTCGCCATCATGTCGTGACGACGGTCCGCGTCATCCGACATGCGGTTGGCACTCTGCCGAAAGGAATCATCGAAGGTGCTCGGCAGATCCGAATCCATGTTCAACAGACGCTCAAAGTCGTCTTTGTTGTCATGGTCGTTGTCGACCACCAATTCCTTCTCGTTCTCGCTGCGTGTGTCCTTGTCGGGGACCTCGTCGTCACCTTCATCCGGATTCAGAGGATCTCCGGTTTGCTGCTCCAGCAACGGATTCTCGTTCATCTCCTGCTCGATGCGTTCCTGCAATGCCAACGTGGGCATCTGCAGGATCTCCATCGACTGGATCATCCGTGGCGCGAGTTTTTGGACTTGGCTTTGCCGGGCTTGTAGCCCCACTGACATCCGCATGAGAATCTTTTCTGAAATGCGTGACGTGAATCAAATGGTAGATCGCCCCTCAGAGAATACCGAGTGAGCGAATTCGATGCCAATTCATCACTGGCGTCCAGATTATAACCGCTGCCTACCCGTCAACGCATCAGCAATTATTTCGCGATTGGCATATTCCAGGACGCTGCCGGAAGTGATCCCGCGAGCCAAACGCGTGATTTCCACCGGAAATTCCTGCATTAAATTCGATAAATAAAGGGACGTGCCATCACCCTCGACCGTCGGATTGGTCGCCATGATGATCTCAGAAAAATTTCCCGTCCGCACCCGCTCCACCAGCGAATCAATGGTCAATTGGTCGGGTGTGATCCCATCCAGGGGTGCGATCCGGCCAAGCAACACGTGATACAACCCCGCGTAGACCCCCGACGCATCGAGACTGAGCAGGTCACGCGGTTGCTCGACGACACACAACCGAGTGGCATCGCGTTTGGGGTCAGCACAGATCCGGCACAGCTCGGTCTCGGACAGGTTGTAACAAACCGAGCAATAACGAACGTCGGTGCGAACGCGACGAATCGCGGACGCTAGCGCCAACGCCTCATCCTCATGGACTCGCAACAAATGGAACGCCAATCTTTCAGCGCTTTTGCGACCGATCCCTGGAAGCTTGCTGAGCTGGTCCACTAAATCGGATACCGCACCGGCATGCCCGCTCATCCATTGCCACCCGTCAGGCTCGTCAGCAAGCCATCGACACCGGGCATGTTCAAATCCATGTCCGATGCAAGCTGACTGATCGCACTGGCGTACAACTGCTTGGCAGCTGCACCGGCCGCGTTGGTCGCATCGCGAATGGCGTGCTGCAGATCTTCGGGGGCAACCACTTCGCTGCCACCGACACCCAAGATCTCGGGTGCAATCTCCACCGATTGGACTTCACCGATCCCATTCATGACCACTTCCACGTGATTGCAAGACGAACTTGCTGAGACACGTTCGCTGCGCATCTGGTCATTGAGCTCCTGCATTTTCTGCGGGATTTCTTGCAGCTTGCCAACCATCGAAGCGATGTTGCCGAGATTGCCGAGGCCTTTGAACATGGGACCAATCCAGTGGAACGAGAGTCAGGGAGATCAAATATAAAACGAAC encodes:
- a CDS encoding YbaB/EbfC family nucleoid-associated protein, which translates into the protein MFKGLGNLGNIASMVGKLQEIPQKMQELNDQMRSERVSASSSCNHVEVVMNGIGEVQSVEIAPEILGVGGSEVVAPEDLQHAIRDATNAAGAAAKQLYASAISQLASDMDLNMPGVDGLLTSLTGGNG
- the recR gene encoding recombination mediator RecR; the encoded protein is MSGHAGAVSDLVDQLSKLPGIGRKSAERLAFHLLRVHEDEALALASAIRRVRTDVRYCSVCYNLSETELCRICADPKRDATRLCVVEQPRDLLSLDASGVYAGLYHVLLGRIAPLDGITPDQLTIDSLVERVRTGNFSEIIMATNPTVEGDGTSLYLSNLMQEFPVEITRLARGITSGSVLEYANREIIADALTGRQRL
- the rpoN gene encoding RNA polymerase factor sigma-54; the encoded protein is MRMSVGLQARQSQVQKLAPRMIQSMEILQMPTLALQERIEQEMNENPLLEQQTGDPLNPDEGDDEVPDKDTRSENEKELVVDNDHDNKDDFERLLNMDSDLPSTFDDSFRQSANRMSDDADRRHDMMANAQSRPESLNDYLLHQLAEMDIDDEVEQIAERIISTLNASDGGYLRMPLADLLPSGHSKEDYEKAEEALAVVQSLEPSGIAARNLSECLIAQLDSSIEHFDELSILIRGHLNDLAENRLPQISKKTGFSIELIQELREELHLLNPKPGAAFLETYVPNVTPDIILEQDESGEYRVRLDDDRVPTLFISEYYRRRLQASDCSDAEREFIKQKINGAQWLIDSIEQRRSTLTRVSEAIVEHQKRFLDEGPEAIEPLKMQQIADKVGVHVTTVSRAVDDKWIQTPRGILPLRRFFVGGTQTEDGEDVAWDTIRLKLQELIDKEDKSKPYSDENLVDELKKAGMTVARRTVTKYRKKMGIPSSRQRRDWSLTAS